A stretch of the Thiomicrospira pelophila DSM 1534 genome encodes the following:
- a CDS encoding tetratricopeptide repeat protein, whose translation MSVLLDALKKAAAEKKAKQVGKSQFEKAVEPSRDASLSDIKYSEPKDPPLLDEVKSIAEKTLSTEAVHAEEESKSNVLSPLQNQAPIEPKREGLTSIPGSQPLLDNAQKNPQLDAKFKLADLDMPASSSKLMDTLSDIEDITQAVEKKRAKSSEPHLATQSIAELNQKSTDKKSELEALFKPGDVLSSQQRTLQSKQVKKLFSPALTTTFKPIKTSIWRKVYLGFLGLGVVTAVLIYFALFIFHNLEQQYDRQVQQFSSSIEKPVEPVKLEGEKSLDATIEPQKAEKVSVNQSSESSINPRENQVDESRNLQANKTASTVKTKEDSEPQQTTRPASIVQLKRVARVDENELAYQAYLESDFDKAEYHYRRGLAENPNSKNSQIGLAAVAAQRRDYEQAMSYYQRVLQENSSDQDALQGIASIASELGNQEAMMEDLVRLARRYPDSAGLQFALGNQYALRQDWFKAQQHYFDSVRLEQSNPDYRLNLAVSLDHLGQFKQALEQYKLSLAFAEKHPSAQFNRAAVYQRINLLQTFMEQN comes from the coding sequence ATGAGTGTCTTGTTAGACGCACTAAAAAAAGCGGCTGCCGAAAAAAAAGCGAAGCAAGTGGGAAAAAGTCAATTTGAAAAAGCCGTTGAACCAAGCCGCGACGCGAGCTTGTCGGATATTAAATACTCAGAACCAAAAGATCCACCTCTATTGGATGAAGTAAAATCAATCGCTGAGAAGACTTTATCAACCGAAGCCGTTCACGCTGAAGAAGAAAGCAAGTCAAATGTTCTAAGTCCCTTACAAAACCAAGCACCAATCGAGCCTAAAAGGGAAGGGCTGACTTCAATACCTGGTTCACAACCTTTGCTGGATAACGCTCAAAAAAATCCACAACTAGACGCTAAGTTTAAACTGGCTGACCTAGATATGCCTGCAAGCTCATCCAAGCTTATGGATACCCTATCTGACATAGAGGATATTACGCAAGCTGTTGAAAAGAAAAGAGCAAAGAGTAGCGAACCGCACCTGGCAACGCAGTCTATAGCGGAACTTAACCAAAAGTCGACTGATAAGAAGTCGGAATTGGAAGCTTTATTTAAGCCTGGTGATGTCTTGTCATCACAACAACGGACCTTGCAATCGAAGCAGGTAAAAAAACTTTTTTCGCCAGCTTTAACTACAACTTTTAAACCAATTAAGACATCAATTTGGCGTAAAGTTTATTTAGGTTTTTTGGGGTTGGGTGTTGTTACCGCGGTGCTCATTTATTTCGCACTTTTTATTTTTCACAATCTTGAACAACAATATGATCGGCAAGTGCAACAGTTTTCCTCGAGCATTGAGAAACCTGTCGAGCCAGTTAAACTGGAAGGCGAAAAGTCACTTGATGCGACCATAGAGCCTCAAAAAGCCGAGAAGGTGTCTGTCAATCAATCAAGTGAGAGCTCAATAAATCCGCGTGAAAATCAGGTTGATGAATCAAGAAACCTTCAAGCCAATAAAACAGCGTCTACAGTTAAGACTAAAGAAGATTCTGAGCCACAGCAAACAACCAGGCCTGCTTCTATCGTACAGTTGAAACGAGTAGCAAGAGTTGATGAAAATGAATTGGCTTATCAAGCCTATTTAGAGTCAGACTTTGATAAAGCTGAATACCATTATCGAAGAGGTTTAGCTGAAAATCCCAACAGCAAAAATAGTCAAATTGGATTGGCGGCCGTAGCCGCTCAACGTCGAGATTATGAGCAGGCCATGTCTTATTACCAGCGAGTCCTTCAAGAAAACTCGAGTGATCAAGATGCGTTGCAAGGCATCGCCTCCATTGCTTCTGAATTAGGTAATCAGGAAGCCATGATGGAGGATTTGGTCCGGTTGGCAAGACGTTATCCTGACTCGGCAGGCTTACAGTTTGCGTTGGGCAATCAATATGCATTGCGCCAAGACTGGTTTAAGGCGCAACAACATTATTTTGATAGTGTGCGTTTAGAGCAAAGTAACCCAGATTATCGTTTAAATTTGGCTGTTAGCTTAGATCATCTTGGCCAGTTCAAGCAGGCTTTGGAACAATACAAGCTTAGCTTGGCGTTTGCAGAAAAACACCCGTCGGCTCAATTTAACAGAGCCGCTGTATACCAGCGAATTAACCTGCTACAGACTTTCATGGAGCAAAATTAA
- a CDS encoding GspE/PulE family protein: MAQPMRLGDKLIHEGYINADQLRIALTEQRRTGKKLGEIFVYLGFMTEEQSREAVGESTGYDSMSIKGIVPDLSALEMLTETFARANQILPISLRDDLLKLAMSNPEDILLLDKVRRNLKRSDLRLQPVLVAESEIQFAIDHYYGYELSIDGILNELETGQVDIHALSETDEYSQPMVRLVDSLLTDAVKREASDIHFEPEEYYVRVRYRIDGVLQEVRLLHKSLWSGLVVRLKVISSLDLTDQRLPQDGHMDLVVMGRRIDFRVSSLPGTHGENFVLRILDREKGIVPLDTLGLDPDAYQEVKLMMSRPNGIFLVTGPTGSGKTTTLYSILNEVNDMGVNIMTLEDPVEYPMSLIRQTAVNDDIGLTFARGIRALLRQDPDIILIGEIRDTETAEMAFRAAMTGHQVFATLHTNSALGTIPRLLDIGVPSTVLAGNIIGIVAQRLARKLCPHCKKPYRPDAFEAQLVGLEENNNAVLYKAVGCEACNSIGYKGRLAILETLRFTNEIDDLLLDEAPTHVLLKQAKKQGFRTLSESAVSWVRRGDTTLDEISRVVNLTELV; this comes from the coding sequence ATGGCTCAACCAATGCGCTTAGGCGACAAACTTATTCATGAAGGCTATATCAATGCCGATCAGCTAAGAATCGCCTTAACGGAACAGCGTCGTACTGGAAAAAAACTGGGTGAGATTTTTGTTTATCTTGGCTTTATGACTGAAGAACAGTCGCGTGAAGCGGTGGGTGAGTCAACCGGTTATGACTCAATGAGCATTAAAGGTATTGTGCCGGATTTGTCGGCTTTAGAAATGCTTACCGAAACCTTTGCACGTGCCAACCAGATTTTGCCGATTAGTTTGCGCGATGATCTGCTTAAATTAGCGATGAGTAATCCAGAAGATATTTTGTTACTGGACAAAGTTCGGCGCAATTTAAAACGCTCCGATCTACGGTTGCAACCGGTGTTGGTAGCGGAGTCAGAAATTCAGTTCGCGATTGATCACTACTATGGCTATGAGCTCTCTATTGATGGCATTCTAAATGAACTGGAAACCGGCCAAGTAGACATTCACGCGCTATCTGAAACAGATGAATACTCACAACCGATGGTGCGTTTAGTGGATAGCTTGCTCACTGATGCGGTTAAGCGTGAAGCCTCAGATATTCACTTTGAACCTGAAGAATACTATGTGCGTGTTCGCTACCGAATTGATGGAGTACTGCAGGAGGTTCGGTTATTGCATAAGTCGCTTTGGTCAGGCCTGGTGGTGCGTTTAAAGGTTATATCAAGCTTGGACCTTACAGATCAGCGCTTACCACAAGACGGTCATATGGACTTGGTTGTGATGGGACGTCGAATTGATTTTAGAGTGTCATCTTTACCCGGCACGCACGGCGAAAACTTTGTTTTGCGTATTCTCGATCGTGAAAAAGGCATTGTGCCGTTAGATACTTTGGGTTTGGATCCAGATGCCTATCAAGAAGTAAAACTCATGATGAGTCGACCGAATGGGATTTTTCTAGTCACCGGCCCGACCGGCTCAGGGAAAACCACGACCTTATATTCGATCTTAAATGAAGTGAATGATATGGGTGTTAATATTATGACCCTCGAAGATCCTGTCGAATATCCGATGTCGTTAATTCGACAAACCGCCGTAAATGACGATATAGGTTTAACCTTTGCGCGTGGCATTCGCGCCTTATTGCGTCAAGATCCAGACATTATTCTGATCGGTGAAATCCGTGATACCGAGACGGCTGAAATGGCTTTTCGTGCCGCGATGACTGGTCACCAGGTTTTTGCCACGCTACATACAAACTCCGCGCTGGGCACAATTCCACGTTTGCTGGATATCGGCGTGCCTTCTACGGTATTAGCCGGCAATATTATCGGAATTGTAGCTCAGCGCTTGGCGCGAAAACTTTGTCCTCACTGTAAAAAACCCTATCGCCCAGATGCGTTCGAAGCTCAGTTGGTCGGGCTAGAAGAAAATAATAATGCCGTGTTATATAAAGCGGTTGGCTGCGAGGCCTGCAACAGCATTGGTTACAAGGGGAGACTTGCAATATTAGAAACCTTACGTTTTACCAATGAAATTGATGACTTATTGTTAGATGAAGCACCAACGCATGTTTTACTGAAACAGGCTAAAAAACAAGGGTTTCGTACTCTGTCGGAAAGTGCCGTTAGCTGGGTGCGTCGTGGAGACACCACGCTCGATGAAATCAGTCGTGTAGTTAACTTAACCGAGTTGGTATAA
- a CDS encoding type II secretion system F family protein: MQIYQFSGINRYGERVRGQIEGKNQAEIEQKLQASKIDILSLKPKGRGIKLFKRAKITRKEIIAITFQFEQLLRAGVPLMEILADLRDSFENHAVKEMLDFIYQSMEGGETFSDSLQSYRDVFGDVYISLVSVGEQTGQLEVILADLANMLKWEDELLAKAKKVMIYPAIVSLVVLGVVLLMMVFVVPELLGFIGQMGGELGASTRALIATSSFIQNNIVFLLAAPFGVVLIFKAWLKRSRAFRIQFDKAKFKINIIGSVLYKLKVARLANSLAVMYSAGMSFTESMMLASKVVDNTYMENNVIMAIRLIKEGEPIHQAFASANVFPPLGVRMVKVGERSGQMDESLKNVSYFYDREAKESIEKIEPAIEPLLTIIMAVIVGWVMMAVLGPVYDTITQVQF, from the coding sequence ATGCAGATTTATCAATTTTCCGGTATTAATCGCTATGGTGAACGGGTTCGTGGCCAAATTGAAGGTAAGAACCAAGCCGAAATTGAACAAAAGCTGCAAGCCTCTAAAATCGATATTTTGAGTCTTAAGCCGAAAGGTCGCGGCATAAAGTTATTCAAACGCGCAAAAATTACGCGTAAAGAAATCATTGCGATTACCTTTCAGTTTGAACAGCTTTTGCGTGCGGGTGTGCCATTAATGGAGATTTTGGCGGACTTAAGAGACTCTTTCGAAAACCATGCGGTTAAAGAAATGCTCGATTTTATTTATCAGTCCATGGAAGGTGGCGAAACCTTTTCAGACTCGTTGCAAAGTTACCGTGATGTGTTTGGTGATGTGTATATTTCATTAGTATCGGTTGGTGAGCAGACCGGACAGTTGGAAGTTATATTGGCTGACTTGGCCAATATGTTGAAATGGGAAGATGAATTGTTGGCGAAAGCAAAAAAGGTCATGATTTATCCAGCGATTGTGAGTTTAGTGGTGCTGGGTGTGGTGTTATTGATGATGGTATTTGTGGTTCCTGAATTGTTGGGCTTTATTGGTCAAATGGGCGGTGAATTAGGCGCCTCCACTCGTGCTTTAATAGCGACGTCGAGTTTTATTCAAAATAACATTGTGTTTTTGTTGGCCGCCCCATTTGGTGTGGTTTTAATTTTTAAAGCTTGGTTAAAACGTTCTAGAGCATTTCGGATACAGTTTGATAAGGCCAAGTTTAAAATTAATATTATTGGGTCGGTGCTTTATAAATTAAAAGTTGCGCGTTTAGCCAATTCACTGGCGGTTATGTACAGTGCGGGTATGAGTTTTACCGAAAGCATGATGCTAGCGTCAAAAGTAGTGGATAACACCTATATGGAAAATAATGTCATCATGGCGATTCGACTGATTAAAGAAGGTGAGCCAATTCATCAAGCCTTTGCATCGGCCAATGTGTTTCCACCTCTTGGGGTTCGCATGGTAAAGGTGGGTGAGCGTAGTGGTCAAATGGACGAGTCTTTAAAAAATGTGAGTTATTTTTATGACCGTGAAGCCAAAGAAAGTATCGAAAAAATTGAGCCTGCAATAGAGCCTTTACTAACCATCATCATGGCTGTGATAGTGGGTTGGGTTATGATGGCTGTGCTTGGGCCTGTTTACGACACTATTACACAGGTTCAATTTTAA